The sequence below is a genomic window from Candidatus Kaelpia aquatica.
TTAGGTAATATAGGTAAGAGGCTTAAGAAGGTGAGTGAGTATATTAGTTTTTGAGGGCAGAAAATATCTTTATTAATCCGGAATATCAATCTTAATTAACGTATAATTACCAATCTGTTCCAATTGATAAGAATTTGAATTTATACCATGTTGCTCTAGAATGCTTACTATTGATCCTTCAATCTCAGCGCGTGGCAAGCCTCTATAAGGAGAAAAAACTAAGCTCAAAAATAGCTTTCCGCCAGGCCTAGTATTTTTAATGGTCCAATTGAGAAATGCAGCCCGCTCATCATTAGAAAAATCTTGCAACACATTGATGCAAGTTGCTTTATTAAAATTCACCCTTCGCCATAACTTCCATCTACTAAGAGCTCGGGTATTGGTTATATCTAAGTCCCTCACTGAAAACGAACCGCGTTGACGGGCTACCTCAAGCATCTTCTCAGAATTATCAAATCCAAACAAATGTCGAGAAACATCATTTCCTTGTCTAAAAAATCTCACAAGATATTCAATAAAATCTCCGGTACCGACTCCAAAATCTACTAAATTATCTCTGGAATCAAAATTATCATCATCGGTAAATCCAATAAATTCTCTTGCAGCTTCGAAAATAAAGCGTGGCGTTCCGCTAAAGCGTTTTGGCTCCGGATGGTATAATGATAACCATGTATCAGTAGTTTCCCACCCTCCGCTATAAAAACGTGGTGAATATTCAATTAAATCTGTTTTATTTGCCTCTAATAACTCTAATGCCTGTGCAAAATTACCTCTTTCATCCTCTGTTGGCTGAAATCTTTCTGCCGGAATTAGTTTGGAGAACATATAAGTTGTAATGGTATATATATTGCCATCTGGCTTATAAATAAAGTTTGCCCCAAGGGAATAGAAGAAATCTGTGACGTGTTGTTCTAATTTATCAACCAGGCTCAAAATATCAGATGAAGCTGGCCCTTCTAAAGAAACACGTAAAGAATCTAGAGCTTGCAAAAGCCTGATATTCGCCAGTGTATCCAATGTTCTATCCAGGGGATCTGTAGTAAGCCCAGGCATCGTAGATAACCTATGAATGTCACCCTCTGCATATCTTCCATATCTAGCAACAATATCCATTACTTCCTGATGTAAAATACCGGAAAAATCATCAAGCAGCTTTCCTTGAGAACCATCTCTTAAAGACGCTGTCAGGACCATTAGTGGCTCGAAAAACTCACGCTCTACTCTTTCTCTATAAGTTTGAATATCCACAAAATCAGGATGCCATAAATTAGCATTTTCCCTGATTGCCTGGTGTCTTTCTAAAAAAACACTCAATTTACTGCTGAGACCATACTGACCGTCAAAAAACATCATTTCATCCAACTGACTCGATAACTCAATTAACTCGTATTCAGTTATAGTCGTTTCTTTAACCCGACGGGCGAAACAAGGCCTAGAAAATATCTGAAAACAAAATAGAATAATAAATAAAAAGGATATCCTCTTACATGTGTCTTTCAATTCCCCCCCCTGATACTTTAAAACTTATATTATAAAGTATACCCTATTTTTGCTTATAAATCAAACCAGCGGCAGGGGATATGCCAAAAAGATACACCTAAGTTATTGATGGTAAATAAATTCTGAAATAATAGTATATTCTTATAATAATTATACTTTGATATTGACAGCACCTACACATTAGAGAGAAGATATAATCAAGTTTTATTTACTTTTGGACGAAGTTACAAGGAAGTAACCGGATTAGATAAACTGAACAAATGATAGGCAATCCGGAAGGGTTGTCTTTTTTATTTCTGTGGAGGAGATGAAAACTATTGGATAGAAAAATTATTAAAAATGGGAGGGGATAAGATGAACTTTATGGCAATTTTAGCTGCAACTATATTCTGTTTTCATTCTGCGCAAGCTCTTTTTTTACAAAACAACGATCAGGCTTCATCAATGCCACTATCAAAAATAGTTGTTACATGTGGAGTGAGCGAGTCTTGTAATATGACTCTTAACGATGAAAGTTTAAAGCCTTCAGACTATTCTATTACAGAGAGCATCTCTTCCTTAAAGATGGGCTATCTGGAACATCCTTTCTTTGTTGTCACAACAGATGCAGAGGGTAATTTTTTCAACAGCGATGGAACATTGGCAGGTGAATTTGTTATGATTCAGCCAGATTGCTTACCGCAGGATATGTCTGAACTGTTTCAAACAGCCTATACGATAACCAAAGCATCAGGAGAGTCATCTACCTTAACTTCTGAAGAGTTTTTTACAGATTTTCTTCCTAAAATAGGATTTGTTGTTAAAAAGAGACTAAACGATGCATATGTTATAGCTACAGACCTTGAAAGAAAGATTTTTTTTCTTAGTGATATTACTTATGTAGAGTTTTCTGCAGAAGACAATGATGATAAGACTATAACTGAGATATATGGTTGGGGTAAGTTCTGGGGTGGTGGTGAGATTTATATCCCGGTTGAGTTTTAAGCTTTAACAACCTTCAAATTCTTATCAATATTAACAGTATTCAATATCTTTAAACATACCTAAGCAGCTGAATCTTAACGACCTACAATAGCTAATTTGTATTTTCCTTAACTAT
It includes:
- a CDS encoding class I SAM-dependent methyltransferase — protein: MMFFDGQYGLSSKLSVFLERHQAIRENANLWHPDFVDIQTYRERVEREFFEPLMVLTASLRDGSQGKLLDDFSGILHQEVMDIVARYGRYAEGDIHRLSTMPGLTTDPLDRTLDTLANIRLLQALDSLRVSLEGPASSDILSLVDKLEQHVTDFFYSLGANFIYKPDGNIYTITTYMFSKLIPAERFQPTEDERGNFAQALELLEANKTDLIEYSPRFYSGGWETTDTWLSLYHPEPKRFSGTPRFIFEAAREFIGFTDDDNFDSRDNLVDFGVGTGDFIEYLVRFFRQGNDVSRHLFGFDNSEKMLEVARQRGSFSVRDLDITNTRALSRWKLWRRVNFNKATCINVLQDFSNDERAAFLNWTIKNTRPGGKLFLSLVFSPYRGLPRAEIEGSIVSILEQHGINSNSYQLEQIGNYTLIKIDIPD